One Thermofilum pendens Hrk 5 DNA segment encodes these proteins:
- a CDS encoding carbohydrate ABC transporter permease: MVVCLPVSSVKKYSAPILFLLPALVVLAMVSFYPLVFGFYMAFTDMSTTKGKWISWDFVGLENFRRIVEELLTPELGLGRALLNTVFFTVVNVALQVLVGVAFAFMLNSDKLLWRRFWQAVFIVPWAVPGYISIMAWFFLYQYSYGYFNQILMNLGLERIDWLGQRLDTFWPWVSINATNVWLAYPFIMTVTLAALQTLPRDLLDAAKVDGAGGWQTFRYVVLPHIKPPLTIATVLTTITTFQQFGVVWLLTGGGPQIFVKAIGTTIYVTDLLMTYGYRTIWQFGDYGYGAAFSIFLALLVVPASIYAMKKLRVVGE; the protein is encoded by the coding sequence GTGGTGGTTTGTTTGCCCGTATCCTCCGTTAAGAAGTATAGCGCCCCCATACTCTTCCTCCTACCGGCGCTCGTAGTGCTCGCCATGGTAAGCTTCTACCCACTAGTATTCGGCTTCTACATGGCGTTCACGGACATGTCCACAACGAAGGGTAAGTGGATCTCCTGGGACTTCGTAGGCCTCGAGAACTTCCGGAGAATAGTGGAGGAGCTGCTAACGCCCGAGCTCGGCCTGGGTAGAGCCTTGCTCAACACAGTGTTCTTCACGGTGGTAAACGTCGCCCTGCAGGTACTAGTCGGGGTAGCCTTCGCCTTCATGCTTAACTCGGACAAGCTACTCTGGCGCAGGTTCTGGCAGGCTGTGTTCATCGTTCCCTGGGCCGTCCCAGGCTATATAAGCATAATGGCGTGGTTCTTCCTCTACCAGTACTCCTACGGCTACTTCAACCAGATACTCATGAACCTGGGGCTCGAGAGAATAGACTGGCTCGGGCAGAGGCTGGACACGTTCTGGCCCTGGGTGTCCATCAACGCTACGAATGTCTGGCTGGCGTACCCCTTCATAATGACGGTCACCCTGGCGGCTCTGCAAACGCTTCCGAGGGACCTGCTGGACGCGGCGAAGGTCGACGGCGCGGGCGGGTGGCAGACGTTCCGCTACGTAGTGCTCCCGCACATAAAGCCGCCCCTAACGATCGCGACGGTTTTGACTACGATAACGACCTTCCAGCAGTTCGGCGTAGTGTGGCTCTTGACGGGGGGAGGCCCGCAGATATTCGTGAAGGCTATCGGCACCACCATCTACGTTACCGACCTGCTCATGACCTATGGCTACAGGACGATATGGCAGTTCGGGGACTACGGCTACGGAGCGGCCTTCTCCATATTCCTGGCACTGCTCGTAGTACCGGCCAGCATATACGCCATGAAGAAGCTGAGAGTCGTGGGTGAGTAG
- a CDS encoding sugar ABC transporter permease, protein MAKAHSLAQRIALLVLVAVLSYAIVYPVTWVVLTSLRKFGASLPTEKISLLDALFPKPDSLPSSIEETTYYMLLFKTKFPLFMWNSVYVSTLTMLLAVLVGTMSGYAFSRYNFPGKRKLLWTLLVLNSIPGLVTFIPLYRLLVFYDQTFRAIGLPKGTFLGPGGLILVYLAGAIPYSSWFLKSFFDTIPRELDEQALVDGATPFQIFWKITLPLALPGIATIAILVFLGAWNEFMLATLLLSNENYYTLPVFITQLRNQQYASTYGGIPAFAAASFMASIPVVILFVVSQKYLKSGLTMGAVKG, encoded by the coding sequence GTGGCGAAGGCGCACTCCCTGGCGCAGAGGATCGCCCTCCTAGTCCTCGTCGCCGTGCTGAGCTACGCAATCGTCTACCCGGTCACGTGGGTTGTCCTGACGAGCCTGAGGAAGTTCGGGGCCTCGCTACCCACGGAGAAGATAAGCCTCTTGGACGCCCTGTTCCCGAAGCCGGACTCTCTGCCCTCCTCAATTGAGGAGACGACCTACTACATGTTACTCTTTAAGACGAAGTTCCCGCTATTCATGTGGAACAGCGTTTACGTGAGCACCTTGACCATGCTGCTCGCCGTCCTCGTCGGCACGATGTCGGGCTACGCTTTCAGCAGGTACAACTTCCCGGGCAAGAGGAAGCTACTCTGGACGCTCCTCGTACTCAACAGCATACCCGGGCTCGTAACGTTCATACCGCTATACAGGCTCCTGGTGTTCTACGACCAGACGTTCAGGGCCATAGGGTTGCCCAAGGGGACCTTCCTGGGCCCCGGGGGCCTGATACTCGTGTACCTAGCGGGCGCTATACCGTACTCGTCCTGGTTCCTGAAGTCCTTCTTCGACACCATCCCGCGGGAGCTAGACGAGCAGGCGCTCGTAGACGGGGCTACGCCGTTCCAGATCTTCTGGAAGATTACCCTCCCGCTCGCGCTACCCGGGATAGCCACGATAGCGATACTGGTCTTCCTAGGCGCTTGGAACGAGTTCATGCTCGCCACGCTCCTTCTCAGCAACGAGAACTACTACACCCTACCGGTGTTCATAACCCAGCTTAGAAACCAGCAGTACGCCAGCACCTACGGAGGGATACCCGCGTTCGCCGCGGCAAGCTTCATGGCATCGATACCAGTCGTCATACTCTTCGTGGTGAGTCAGAAGTACCTGAAGTCAGGGCTTACGATGGGCGCAGTGAAAGGGTAG
- the pstS gene encoding phosphate ABC transporter substrate-binding protein PstS encodes MPLTSRGAALTVLLVGLALAAVLWIGSQQAQREVLLKGSGATFPMPQIQAWAYRFTSKHPGIKIEYAGVGSGQGISDFLNGIVDFAGSDVPLNDQQYSAARSRFGEVYQLPYILGGVAVVYNVPEIKGAGNLRLTGEVLADILLGKIAYWDDPRIRELNPGLNLPHKEIVLVYRSDASGTNEVFTKYLSYVSPEWRKTVGAGKTVQWPLAGLGRAVGAKGNPGVAQAVNSTPYALGYVELAYTKGLGVAAIRNKSGNFVLPTPRSVTIAASALPALDPSSSIAGVNYLEAIFGNPDPDAYPISTPTFLVVKGPKNYDPPKAKALALFLKYIATEGQSPESIVEGYAPVPQQLREAILRVAAILEAGG; translated from the coding sequence ATGCCGCTAACAAGTAGAGGAGCCGCGCTGACCGTACTCCTAGTGGGGCTCGCGCTAGCGGCGGTACTATGGATAGGCTCGCAGCAGGCGCAGCGAGAGGTCCTCCTCAAGGGTAGCGGGGCCACATTCCCCATGCCCCAGATACAGGCCTGGGCGTACAGGTTTACCTCGAAGCACCCCGGCATCAAGATCGAGTACGCCGGCGTAGGCTCGGGGCAGGGGATAAGCGACTTCTTAAACGGCATCGTCGACTTCGCGGGGAGCGATGTACCACTCAACGACCAGCAGTACAGCGCCGCCCGGAGCAGGTTCGGCGAGGTATACCAGCTACCTTACATCCTCGGCGGCGTGGCAGTGGTGTACAACGTGCCTGAGATCAAGGGGGCAGGCAACCTCAGGCTTACCGGGGAGGTTCTTGCCGACATACTGCTCGGCAAGATAGCGTACTGGGACGACCCGAGAATAAGGGAGCTGAACCCCGGCCTTAACCTGCCGCACAAGGAGATAGTACTCGTGTACAGAAGCGACGCGAGCGGCACGAACGAAGTCTTCACGAAGTACTTGTCCTACGTCTCGCCGGAGTGGAGGAAAACCGTGGGGGCGGGTAAAACCGTGCAGTGGCCCCTCGCAGGGCTCGGCCGCGCGGTGGGCGCGAAGGGGAACCCCGGAGTAGCCCAGGCTGTGAACAGCACGCCCTACGCTTTAGGGTACGTGGAGCTCGCGTACACGAAGGGCCTCGGCGTCGCGGCTATAAGAAACAAGTCCGGAAACTTCGTTCTACCGACACCGAGAAGCGTTACGATCGCCGCCTCAGCCCTCCCAGCGCTCGACCCCTCCTCGAGCATAGCCGGCGTAAACTACCTAGAGGCGATATTCGGAAACCCCGACCCAGACGCCTACCCCATATCCACTCCCACCTTCCTGGTAGTCAAAGGCCCGAAGAACTACGACCCCCCGAAGGCTAAAGCCCTGGCACTCTTCCTAAAGTACATAGCCACGGAGGGTCAGAGCCCCGAGAGCATCGTAGAGGGCTATGCCCCCGTACCGCAGCAGTTGCGCGAAGCAATACTCAGGGTCGCCGCCATCCTCGAGGCTGGGGGCTAA
- the pstC gene encoding phosphate ABC transporter permease subunit PstC — MELDALRLVLAPVALVLLLAVGSMVVVLARESIPVLAREGLAILTSNAWRPSEDPSEELYGVAVPVLGSLYTAALALALVALFSLSLTVFVEEVAPRPLRAALEEALNVAASVPTVVYGLWGLSTVVPAVRWLGRTLGMEGVSGPSILSASIVLATMITPYAAAMMLVAYKSVPLAYVEAVTSLGATRVERARIILGMIRGFFAASLLIGFGRAVGETTAVSMVVGNVYNLSPNVFEPSYTVTSLIANQFGMAYYYRYLPSALYFAALLLLAVSSIATYAGLRLASRAGLPAHRGGGR, encoded by the coding sequence ATGGAGCTGGACGCTTTACGCCTCGTGCTTGCACCCGTAGCCCTCGTCCTTCTACTCGCCGTGGGCTCTATGGTTGTCGTGCTCGCCCGTGAGTCCATCCCGGTGTTAGCGCGCGAGGGTCTCGCGATCCTTACCAGCAATGCCTGGAGGCCCTCCGAAGACCCCTCCGAGGAGCTCTACGGCGTCGCTGTCCCAGTTCTTGGTTCGCTGTACACTGCGGCGTTGGCGCTCGCGCTCGTAGCGCTATTCTCGCTATCGCTGACTGTTTTCGTCGAGGAAGTGGCTCCGCGCCCCCTAAGGGCGGCGCTCGAGGAGGCGCTAAACGTCGCCGCGTCCGTCCCCACGGTGGTGTACGGGCTCTGGGGCTTATCCACAGTGGTCCCGGCCGTGAGGTGGCTCGGGAGAACCCTGGGGATGGAGGGAGTCAGCGGTCCGAGCATACTCTCGGCTTCCATCGTACTGGCCACGATGATAACGCCTTACGCTGCGGCAATGATGCTCGTAGCTTACAAGTCGGTCCCGCTCGCGTACGTAGAGGCGGTGACGAGCCTCGGCGCCACGAGGGTTGAGCGTGCCCGGATAATTCTCGGAATGATCCGCGGCTTCTTCGCGGCTTCGCTCCTCATAGGTTTCGGCAGGGCGGTTGGAGAGACGACGGCTGTCAGCATGGTCGTCGGGAACGTCTACAACCTCTCTCCCAACGTCTTCGAGCCATCCTACACGGTTACAAGCCTAATAGCGAACCAGTTCGGCATGGCGTACTACTACAGGTACCTGCCGAGCGCCCTCTACTTCGCCGCCCTCCTCCTACTCGCCGTGAGCTCGATTGCAACGTACGCTGGGCTGAGGCTAGCCTCAAGGGCGGGGCTCCCGGCGCACAGAGGTGGTGGCAGGTGA
- the pstA gene encoding phosphate ABC transporter permease PstA, which produces MNRRRLVNTAVAAGATVFSATVFLLIALLVAKPLYAGASVVLRRGISFFTEPPAPPGVGETGGVIYALLGTLLMTLIAVLVSSPLGVLTGIYVSEYPRDPLARLAEHASQFLSEVPSVLLGVFVYGAVVVYTKSPSLLAGALSLSLVVTPYIVVHTKEILSSIPFAYREAAFALGLPKWKTVLLVLLPMNLRGIASSLLAAYFRALGETAPVLFTAGAAFNGFYGLLGPSSTLSLLVWTYGQSPFENWQELAWGAAFILVAFTLAASIALRVSVREVRL; this is translated from the coding sequence GTGAACAGGAGGAGGCTCGTGAACACCGCTGTAGCCGCAGGTGCAACCGTGTTCTCAGCGACGGTGTTCCTGCTCATAGCACTCCTCGTGGCCAAGCCGCTGTACGCAGGCGCCTCGGTGGTGCTGAGAAGAGGCATCTCGTTCTTCACGGAACCCCCCGCTCCCCCAGGGGTGGGGGAGACGGGAGGAGTCATCTACGCGCTGCTCGGAACCCTGCTTATGACCCTGATAGCAGTCCTCGTGTCCTCGCCTCTAGGCGTCCTGACGGGGATATACGTGAGCGAGTACCCCCGAGACCCCCTCGCCAGGCTGGCGGAGCACGCGTCCCAGTTCCTCAGCGAGGTACCAAGCGTGCTTCTAGGCGTATTCGTATACGGGGCGGTCGTAGTGTACACGAAGAGCCCCTCTCTGCTGGCAGGCGCGCTGAGTCTCTCCCTGGTGGTAACGCCGTACATCGTGGTGCATACGAAGGAGATTCTCTCCTCCATACCGTTCGCCTACAGAGAGGCTGCCTTCGCGCTAGGCCTCCCAAAGTGGAAGACCGTGCTACTAGTCCTGCTACCGATGAACCTCAGGGGCATAGCGAGCTCCCTCCTCGCGGCCTACTTCAGGGCCCTCGGGGAAACAGCGCCGGTGCTCTTCACGGCGGGCGCCGCGTTCAACGGCTTCTACGGGTTGCTCGGCCCTTCGAGCACGCTCTCGCTACTCGTGTGGACGTACGGGCAGAGCCCCTTCGAGAACTGGCAGGAGCTCGCCTGGGGGGCGGCCTTCATCCTCGTAGCATTCACGCTCGCCGCGTCTATCGCCCTGAGAGTCTCGGTGAGGGAGGTGAGGCTATGA
- a CDS encoding phosphate ABC transporter ATP-binding protein, producing the protein MSDPAVRTVNLNVYYGKEQVLFDVNISVPRRGIYAVMGPSGCGKSTLLRTINRLIELRPEARVKGRVEVNGLDVYRDLSPEQVARMVGMVFQTPNPLPHLSIYDNVALGPRLHGLARGRQLDAIVREALEQAALWDEVKDKLRKPATTLSGGQQQRLCIARALALKPSVLLMDEPTANLDPVNAAKIEDLVKSLSREITVIIVTHDPEQALRLASRGALLFKGRVVREGVLSSVITSSREYYDILRRLAVETPVARA; encoded by the coding sequence ATGAGCGACCCAGCGGTCAGAACAGTGAACCTGAACGTGTACTACGGCAAGGAGCAAGTACTCTTCGACGTGAACATCTCCGTCCCGCGGAGAGGGATATACGCGGTAATGGGGCCCAGCGGCTGCGGCAAGTCGACGCTTCTCAGAACGATAAACAGGCTTATCGAGCTGAGGCCCGAGGCGAGGGTTAAGGGGAGGGTCGAGGTCAACGGGCTGGACGTCTACAGGGATCTAAGCCCAGAGCAAGTAGCGAGGATGGTCGGCATGGTCTTCCAGACGCCCAACCCGCTCCCCCACCTCTCGATCTACGACAACGTCGCCCTGGGACCGCGCCTCCACGGCTTGGCGAGGGGGAGGCAGCTCGACGCCATCGTCCGCGAGGCACTGGAGCAGGCAGCCCTCTGGGACGAGGTCAAAGACAAGCTCAGAAAGCCGGCGACAACGCTGAGCGGCGGGCAACAGCAACGCCTATGCATAGCCAGGGCCCTCGCGCTTAAGCCCTCCGTACTCTTAATGGACGAGCCGACCGCCAACCTAGACCCCGTGAACGCCGCGAAGATAGAAGACCTCGTGAAGAGCCTCTCAAGGGAGATAACGGTGATAATAGTGACGCACGACCCGGAGCAAGCCCTGCGGCTCGCGTCGAGGGGCGCCCTACTCTTCAAGGGGAGGGTAGTGAGGGAGGGTGTTCTGAGCTCCGTGATCACGAGTAGCCGCGAGTACTACGACATCCTTCGAAGGCTGGCAGTCGAGACCCCGGTAGCACGCGCGTAG
- the guaA gene encoding glutamine-hydrolyzing GMP synthase yields MSRESSGRGLRGPSRSTEYSVVVLDFGGQYAHLIARRVRELNYRSLLVDYDSPLEDVLSLKPVAVILSGGPSSIYEEGSPWPRREVLEWLLSGSVAVLGICYGHQLLARALGGKVERREKAEYGISRLRVVSEDPLFKGTPGEQDVWMSHRDAVVELPPDAVRIAETDYSFIAAFRHRSKPIYGVQFHPEVRHTAYGLAILRNFLSEVAGAKPNWFVENLVEEKIREIREKVKGNVLIAVSGGVDSTTTAVLLLKALGPDPVHVVYVNTGLLREGEPERVLETLSRLGFRHVHYVDASRRFLERLRGVTDPEEKRRIIAETFAEVFSEKIREIEERYGPFRFLAQGTIYPDRVESGRTGKATAKIKSHHNVVMGEVPGVELVEPLADFYKDEVRRIALLLGVPEDIVYQHPFPGPGLAVRVVGEVTEEKLRILRRATSIVEEEFKKSGLYREVWQAFPVLLPVKTVGVKGDSRSYEYAVALRVVYSEDAMTASFAKLPWDFLERLAERLVNEVEGVNRVLYDITHKPPATIEYE; encoded by the coding sequence ATGTCGAGAGAGTCAAGCGGGAGAGGGTTAAGAGGGCCTTCGAGAAGCACGGAGTATAGCGTTGTCGTCCTGGACTTCGGGGGGCAGTACGCCCACCTGATCGCCAGGAGGGTGCGCGAGCTCAACTACCGCTCGCTACTCGTTGACTACGACTCACCCCTCGAGGATGTGCTCTCCCTGAAGCCAGTAGCGGTAATCCTCTCCGGGGGGCCCTCCAGTATCTACGAGGAGGGGAGCCCGTGGCCCAGGAGGGAGGTGCTGGAGTGGCTTCTCTCGGGGAGCGTCGCGGTGCTGGGTATATGCTACGGGCACCAGTTGCTGGCGAGGGCTCTCGGCGGGAAGGTGGAGAGGCGGGAGAAGGCGGAGTACGGTATAAGCAGGCTTAGGGTGGTCTCGGAGGACCCGCTCTTCAAGGGCACGCCGGGCGAGCAGGACGTCTGGATGTCCCACAGGGACGCCGTCGTCGAGCTACCCCCAGACGCCGTCAGGATAGCGGAGACGGATTACTCCTTCATAGCGGCTTTCCGGCACAGATCCAAGCCTATATACGGGGTACAGTTCCACCCCGAGGTAAGGCACACGGCGTACGGGCTCGCAATTCTGAGAAACTTCCTCTCCGAAGTCGCAGGCGCCAAGCCCAACTGGTTCGTAGAGAACCTCGTGGAGGAGAAGATCAGGGAGATCAGGGAGAAGGTTAAGGGGAACGTGCTGATAGCGGTGAGCGGCGGCGTCGACTCGACAACTACGGCGGTCCTCCTGCTCAAAGCGCTGGGGCCCGACCCCGTCCACGTAGTATACGTGAACACCGGCCTCCTCAGGGAGGGTGAGCCGGAGAGAGTCCTGGAGACACTCTCCAGGCTAGGGTTCAGGCACGTACACTACGTCGACGCCAGCAGGAGGTTCCTCGAGAGGCTTAGGGGGGTGACGGACCCCGAGGAGAAGAGGCGCATTATCGCGGAGACATTCGCCGAGGTTTTCTCGGAGAAGATAAGGGAAATAGAGGAGAGGTACGGCCCCTTCAGGTTCCTGGCTCAGGGCACGATCTACCCGGACAGGGTGGAGAGCGGGAGGACTGGCAAGGCAACCGCAAAGATCAAGAGCCACCACAACGTCGTGATGGGCGAGGTTCCAGGCGTGGAGCTCGTCGAGCCTCTGGCCGATTTCTACAAGGACGAGGTGAGGAGGATAGCGCTCCTGCTCGGGGTCCCGGAGGACATCGTGTACCAGCACCCGTTCCCCGGGCCGGGCCTCGCCGTCAGGGTTGTAGGCGAGGTAACCGAGGAGAAGCTCAGGATACTGCGCAGGGCTACGAGCATAGTGGAGGAGGAGTTCAAGAAGAGCGGGCTTTACAGGGAGGTGTGGCAGGCGTTCCCCGTGCTTCTCCCCGTGAAGACCGTCGGGGTGAAGGGGGACTCTAGGAGCTATGAGTACGCGGTAGCGCTGAGGGTCGTCTACAGCGAAGACGCGATGACGGCGAGCTTCGCGAAGCTACCGTGGGATTTCCTCGAGCGCTTAGCCGAGCGGCTAGTCAACGAGGTAGAAGGAGTCAACAGGGTCCTCTACGACATCACGCATAAACCCCCGGCCACGATCGAGTACGAGTAG
- a CDS encoding amidohydrolase family protein has product MGVVEVGELFAGGRVLERARLVMPGVSEDFYFESAVSPGFSDAHAHPQVVDVGEGGRWRNSYEWIEGRRLRVNEASLRRDAETSAELAEVALLLSLLDGVTLVALTGSLEGNIEAVRRLKVAPRTVLLPTVMRGEGWSLPESIYVKYVKNLSMWDGYYSLGFFVHSLRMADRSMLRASKRMAERLGVPFALHLSEGVDEADELVEALEGDTRGVIAVHCFEGAEKCRRHGLRVVHCPTSNLYLYGRTLRGLEYFDSLGSDWPLVTGTLLKTYGDAVAVHGPSYRLLERATLGGYLLLGFKPEGDLAAFDEPLSRVVRGEARPSHVFIGGRLLVREGVIAGYELGRDDVERVKRERVKRAFEKHGV; this is encoded by the coding sequence ATGGGGGTAGTCGAGGTAGGAGAGCTGTTCGCGGGCGGGAGGGTCCTGGAGAGGGCTAGGCTCGTCATGCCGGGGGTCTCCGAGGACTTTTACTTCGAGTCCGCAGTGTCCCCTGGCTTCAGCGATGCCCACGCCCACCCCCAAGTAGTGGACGTAGGCGAGGGGGGTAGGTGGAGGAACTCGTACGAGTGGATAGAGGGGAGGCGTCTACGCGTAAACGAGGCGTCGCTTAGGCGGGACGCGGAGACATCGGCTGAGCTCGCGGAGGTAGCCCTGCTCCTCTCCCTGCTCGACGGGGTCACGCTGGTGGCGCTGACAGGTAGCCTCGAGGGCAACATAGAGGCCGTTAGGAGGCTGAAGGTAGCCCCCCGAACGGTGCTTCTACCCACGGTTATGAGGGGCGAGGGCTGGAGCCTCCCCGAGAGTATATACGTGAAGTACGTGAAGAACCTGAGCATGTGGGACGGGTACTACTCGCTGGGGTTCTTCGTGCACTCCCTGAGGATGGCTGACAGGTCCATGCTGAGGGCCTCGAAGAGGATGGCGGAGAGGCTCGGCGTCCCCTTCGCGCTCCACCTGTCGGAGGGAGTGGACGAGGCTGACGAGCTTGTTGAGGCCTTGGAGGGCGATACGCGGGGCGTTATCGCTGTTCACTGCTTCGAGGGCGCGGAGAAGTGCAGGAGGCACGGGCTCAGGGTGGTGCACTGCCCAACCTCGAACCTCTACCTCTACGGGAGGACTCTCCGCGGGCTCGAGTACTTCGACTCTCTCGGGAGCGACTGGCCGCTGGTAACGGGCACCCTCCTCAAGACGTACGGGGACGCGGTGGCCGTGCACGGGCCGTCGTACAGGCTACTGGAGAGGGCGACCCTGGGCGGCTACCTGTTGCTGGGGTTTAAGCCCGAGGGAGACCTCGCCGCGTTCGACGAGCCGCTTTCAAGGGTGGTTAGAGGCGAGGCCAGGCCTAGCCACGTTTTTATCGGTGGAAGGCTGCTGGTGAGGGAGGGCGTGATCGCGGGCTACGAGCTGGGGAGGGACGATGTCGAGAGAGTCAAGCGGGAGAGGGTTAAGAGGGCCTTCGAGAAGCACGGAGTATAG
- the guaB gene encoding IMP dehydrogenase, with protein MGLFEEKIKNSELGLSFDDVLLVPKYSDVRIDEVDVSTRLTKNLLLKIPIISSPMDTVTGFEMARKLGELGGLGVLPRNIPLDAVVEYVKKISGENLPVGVAVGPFDDERVSKALDAGASIIVIDTAHGHSRNVLEATRRYAGMGAEVMAGNIVTAEAALDLIGAGAVSLRVGVGPGHACTTREVAGVGYPQLSAVAKVADAARSHGVSVVADGGIEKPADIVKALAAGADAVMLGYLLAGSDEAPGHVVVRGGECFKVYRGMGSRGALRSGSTRYGEFKRVPEGVEGLVPCRGPVEGVVEFLVNGLKQGMGYVGARNLEELRVKAEFVRLTHAGVRESGPRGLLEVKY; from the coding sequence ATGGGGCTATTCGAAGAGAAGATTAAAAACTCCGAGCTGGGGCTGAGCTTCGACGACGTTCTACTAGTCCCCAAGTACTCCGACGTGAGGATAGACGAGGTAGACGTGTCGACAAGGCTTACGAAAAACCTCCTCCTCAAGATCCCCATAATCAGTAGCCCCATGGACACCGTAACCGGCTTCGAGATGGCGAGAAAGCTCGGCGAGCTCGGGGGGCTCGGCGTTCTACCGAGGAATATCCCCCTGGACGCCGTCGTCGAGTACGTTAAGAAGATCTCCGGGGAAAACCTCCCCGTCGGCGTAGCCGTAGGACCCTTCGACGATGAGAGGGTTTCGAAGGCCCTAGACGCCGGCGCCTCGATAATAGTCATCGACACGGCGCACGGCCACAGCAGGAACGTCTTGGAGGCTACGCGTAGGTACGCGGGTATGGGGGCCGAGGTCATGGCCGGGAACATAGTGACGGCAGAGGCTGCCCTAGACTTGATAGGCGCCGGGGCTGTATCCCTGAGGGTAGGCGTTGGTCCCGGGCACGCGTGTACCACCCGGGAGGTAGCCGGCGTCGGGTACCCCCAGCTATCGGCGGTCGCGAAAGTCGCGGACGCCGCTAGGAGCCACGGAGTCTCGGTAGTGGCGGACGGCGGCATAGAGAAGCCCGCGGACATCGTCAAGGCGCTCGCAGCCGGGGCGGACGCCGTCATGCTTGGCTATCTGCTCGCCGGAAGCGACGAGGCACCGGGGCACGTCGTTGTACGCGGCGGGGAATGCTTCAAGGTGTACAGGGGCATGGGTAGTAGGGGGGCTCTTCGGAGCGGCTCGACACGCTACGGCGAGTTCAAGCGGGTACCCGAGGGGGTGGAGGGGCTCGTGCCGTGCAGGGGTCCCGTCGAGGGCGTGGTGGAGTTCCTGGTGAACGGGCTTAAGCAGGGTATGGGCTACGTCGGCGCGAGGAACCTGGAGGAGCTACGCGTAAAGGCGGAGTTCGTGAGGCTTACGCACGCGGGTGTGAGGGAGAGCGGCCCCAGGGGGCTACTGGAGGTGAAGTACTGA
- a CDS encoding phosphate signaling complex PhoU family protein yields MAYARKLIRLGKSSLAVTLPSKWLKRHSLREGDVVYLEEREEGLLVAPGLREQRERLEQARVELAPGEEESAERMIISFYQAGYSEIRIVYSGGRMPAGLLSQVRGSLARLVGLEVFEEGENYVQLQMVADTSTMSLERILSRMEILVKNDVRDLEDYYEEKDSSYLRSVVERDVELDKFYFLLSRQVALSLKSSSYAEKIGVKSRPLLLPYFNYGKTLERVGDVLVSIARALLAGESIAKSHLYTARRAVENGINVFRTGDKASKSSLVNLYSRYFSTTHRQSLVDYLVGNLLSLSLDMLESRIDLEALEKIA; encoded by the coding sequence GTGGCGTACGCGAGGAAGCTCATAAGGCTCGGGAAGTCGAGCCTCGCGGTAACCCTTCCGTCCAAGTGGCTGAAGAGGCACTCGCTACGAGAGGGCGACGTGGTGTACCTGGAGGAGAGGGAGGAAGGCTTGCTCGTAGCCCCGGGCCTCCGGGAGCAACGCGAGCGGCTGGAGCAAGCCAGGGTGGAGCTCGCCCCGGGAGAGGAAGAGTCGGCGGAGAGGATGATAATCTCCTTCTACCAGGCGGGCTACTCGGAGATAAGGATCGTGTACAGCGGTGGGAGGATGCCCGCGGGGCTTCTGAGCCAGGTGAGAGGCTCCCTGGCTAGGCTCGTGGGCTTAGAGGTGTTCGAGGAAGGTGAGAACTACGTCCAGCTCCAGATGGTTGCCGACACGTCTACGATGAGCCTCGAGAGGATACTCTCTAGGATGGAGATCTTGGTCAAGAACGACGTGAGAGACCTCGAAGACTACTACGAGGAAAAGGACTCCTCGTACCTGCGCAGCGTCGTCGAGAGAGACGTAGAGCTCGACAAGTTCTACTTCCTCCTGAGCAGGCAGGTAGCCCTCTCGCTGAAGTCCTCCTCGTACGCGGAGAAGATAGGCGTGAAGAGTAGACCTCTCCTCCTACCGTACTTTAACTACGGGAAGACTCTCGAAAGGGTGGGCGACGTCCTCGTCAGCATCGCAAGAGCCCTCCTGGCGGGTGAAAGCATCGCGAAGTCTCACCTCTACACCGCTCGGAGAGCCGTGGAGAACGGGATAAACGTGTTCAGAACGGGGGACAAGGCGAGCAAGTCGAGTCTCGTGAACCTCTACTCAAGGTACTTCTCGACGACCCATAGGCAGAGCCTGGTAGACTACCTCGTAGGGAACCTTCTCTCGCTCTCGCTGGACATGCTGGAGTCCAGGATCGACCTAGAAGCCCTCGAGAAAATCGCCTAG